The Xanthobacter flavus genome includes a window with the following:
- a CDS encoding (2Fe-2S)-binding protein, giving the protein MAGAVPLTLTVNGVETARMVAPRTTLADFLRTDLELTATHVGCEMGACGACLVLLDGVPVHSCLVFAVQAQGQRVETVEGLVASGALAPLQQAFHERNALQCGFCTPGMLVNAHALITKGTVPDREEIRDAISGNYCRCTGYEAIVDAIEAAARKLNGEGAE; this is encoded by the coding sequence ATGGCGGGCGCCGTCCCCCTCACGCTCACCGTCAACGGCGTGGAAACCGCGCGCATGGTCGCGCCGCGCACGACGCTGGCGGACTTCCTGCGCACGGACCTCGAACTCACCGCCACCCATGTGGGCTGCGAGATGGGCGCGTGCGGTGCCTGCCTCGTGCTGCTGGACGGCGTTCCCGTCCATTCCTGCCTCGTCTTCGCCGTTCAGGCGCAGGGCCAGCGCGTCGAGACGGTGGAGGGGCTGGTGGCCAGCGGCGCGCTGGCGCCGCTCCAGCAGGCGTTTCACGAGCGCAACGCGCTGCAATGCGGCTTCTGCACGCCGGGCATGCTGGTGAACGCCCATGCCCTGATCACGAAAGGCACGGTGCCGGATCGCGAGGAAATTCGCGACGCCATTTCCGGCAATTACTGCCGCTGCACCGGCTATGAGGCTATCGTGGACGCCATTGAGGCCGCCGCCCGCAAGCTGAACGGGGAGGGCGCGGAATGA
- a CDS encoding ABC transporter substrate-binding protein: MTKRTDHPLSSVSRRTVLAGLGAAGVGLIASPAIVRAQAEAIRIGFPTPLTGPFGAEAKDQVKSAELAVKLVNDKGGIAGRKVELLVRDDKLNAGEAATRTLELIEKDKVHAVVGALSSAVQLAVNEVTRARGVIYVSISQSDTINEVKDFSKYTFHEALNPHMTTAAVARATFKKGSKVVLLGADYAYGHEMMRGFKRAAGELGAEIVGEILHPFGAADYSTLMPRIRALKPDILAICNFGRDQANSIKQANDFGMKKQMQIVVPVLLHNQRIAVAPDVFEGIIGGANYYWALESTIPSAKAFNDAYKAAYGSLPTDYGAYGFTGVSALLLAMAKAGGTDTDKVIEALEGLKYDVAKGPQYFRKCDHQSVQSVLVLKSKAKADMKSEQDLFDIVENVPGSEQMLRSCGELGFPT, translated from the coding sequence ATGACCAAGCGCACCGACCATCCCCTCTCCAGCGTATCCCGCCGCACCGTGCTCGCCGGCCTCGGCGCCGCGGGCGTCGGCCTCATCGCCTCGCCGGCCATCGTGCGCGCGCAGGCCGAAGCCATCCGCATCGGCTTCCCCACCCCGCTCACCGGACCTTTCGGCGCTGAGGCGAAGGACCAGGTGAAGAGCGCGGAACTCGCCGTGAAGCTCGTCAACGACAAGGGCGGCATCGCCGGCCGCAAGGTCGAGCTGCTGGTCCGCGACGACAAGCTGAACGCCGGCGAGGCCGCCACCCGCACCCTTGAGCTGATCGAGAAGGACAAGGTGCATGCGGTGGTCGGCGCGCTCTCCAGCGCCGTCCAGCTTGCGGTGAACGAGGTGACGCGCGCCCGTGGCGTCATCTACGTCTCCATCAGCCAGTCCGACACCATCAACGAGGTGAAGGACTTCTCGAAATACACCTTCCACGAGGCGCTGAACCCGCACATGACCACGGCCGCGGTGGCGCGGGCGACCTTCAAGAAGGGCTCGAAGGTGGTCCTGCTGGGCGCCGACTACGCCTATGGCCATGAGATGATGCGCGGCTTCAAGCGCGCGGCCGGCGAATTGGGCGCCGAGATCGTCGGCGAGATCCTGCATCCGTTCGGCGCGGCGGATTATTCCACGCTGATGCCGCGCATCCGCGCCCTCAAGCCGGACATCCTGGCCATCTGCAACTTCGGTCGCGATCAGGCCAACTCGATCAAGCAGGCCAACGACTTCGGCATGAAGAAGCAGATGCAGATCGTGGTGCCCGTGCTGCTGCACAACCAGCGCATCGCGGTGGCGCCCGACGTGTTCGAGGGCATCATCGGCGGCGCCAACTATTATTGGGCGCTGGAGAGCACCATTCCCTCCGCCAAGGCCTTCAACGACGCCTACAAGGCGGCCTATGGCTCCCTGCCCACGGACTACGGTGCCTATGGCTTCACTGGTGTTTCGGCCCTGCTGCTGGCCATGGCGAAAGCCGGCGGCACAGACACGGACAAGGTGATCGAGGCGCTGGAAGGCCTGAAGTATGACGTGGCCAAGGGTCCGCAATACTTCCGCAAGTGCGATCACCAGTCGGTGCAGTCGGTGCTGGTGCTGAAGTCCAAGGCCAAGGCCGACATGAAGAGCGAGCAGGACCTGTTCGACATCGTGGAGAACGTCCCCGGCTCGGAGCAGATGCTGCGCTCCTGCGGCGAGCTGGGCTTCCCGACCTGA
- a CDS encoding xanthine dehydrogenase family protein molybdopterin-binding subunit: MNAPFDRPLGAAPHLQPGVHVGRPLPRPNAKRLVAGRGNYVTDMKLPRMLHAAFVRSPFAHARILRIDVEAARAAPGVALVATGEDLAKLCTPWVGTLDHFKGMKSEPQLPLPLDRVTWSGQAVVAVVAESRAAAEDACELVEIEFEDLPILADLDTALAPDAPRLVEGFADNLCFRSSLESGAVDDLFASAAHVVEADLAFGRHTGVTLEPRALIADYDASVHALTVHHGTQTPFQFQDLYSRHYGIPEGRVRVAAPDVGGSFGVKLHVYHEDMAVIGLSMLARRPVKYVADRLEAFVSDIHARDHRVKAKAAVGADGRILAMAVEDETAIGPFSTYPRTSAVEGNQVIRLIGAPYRLEAYRADLKVVFQNKTQTSQYRAVGHPIACAVTEHLMEKAAAATGLDPFEVRARNLIPDDAYPCQSLTGYKFEQLSHEACLAKLKTLMDYDRLRAEQAELRARGIHRGIGIAAFVEITNPTPAFYGIGGARISAQDGAVIQITPSGEVRCLISVTEQGQGTEAIIGQIVADYLGVSRDIVRVITGDTEVTPHGGATWACRGAGIGGETALQAARKLKANVLNVAAAILQAQPDDLDLVDAEVVDRAGGTARLSLAEVARIAYFRSDTLPPGTDAQLTVAHHFAPSGYPFAFTNGIHGCHVEVDTETGLVKILKHFVVEDCGRIINPLLVEEQVRGGVVQGLGAAFFEECRYDDAGQLVNGSLADYLVPMSCEMPDIVIAHMETPTRDTELGAKGCGEAGTAASSAAALNAVNDALAPLNAELTQIPMTPARILKALGAY; this comes from the coding sequence ATGAACGCGCCGTTCGATCGTCCCCTCGGCGCCGCGCCCCATCTCCAGCCGGGCGTCCATGTGGGCCGTCCGCTGCCGCGCCCCAATGCCAAGAGGCTCGTGGCCGGGCGGGGCAATTACGTCACCGACATGAAGCTGCCGCGCATGCTCCATGCGGCCTTCGTGCGCTCGCCTTTCGCCCATGCGCGCATTCTGCGCATCGATGTGGAGGCCGCGCGCGCGGCGCCCGGTGTCGCGCTGGTGGCGACGGGCGAGGACCTTGCGAAGCTCTGCACGCCATGGGTCGGCACGCTCGATCATTTCAAGGGCATGAAGTCCGAGCCCCAGCTCCCGCTGCCGCTCGATCGCGTGACCTGGAGCGGGCAGGCGGTGGTGGCCGTGGTGGCGGAAAGCCGTGCCGCTGCCGAGGATGCCTGCGAGCTGGTGGAGATCGAATTCGAGGATCTTCCCATCCTCGCCGATCTCGACACCGCGCTCGCGCCCGATGCGCCGCGTCTCGTCGAGGGCTTCGCCGACAATCTGTGCTTCCGTTCTTCGCTGGAAAGCGGCGCGGTCGACGATCTTTTCGCCTCTGCCGCGCATGTCGTGGAGGCGGATCTCGCCTTCGGCCGCCATACCGGCGTGACGCTGGAGCCGCGCGCGCTCATCGCCGATTACGATGCCAGCGTGCACGCGCTCACCGTCCACCACGGCACCCAGACGCCGTTCCAGTTCCAGGATCTCTATTCGCGGCACTACGGCATTCCGGAGGGCCGGGTGCGCGTTGCGGCCCCGGATGTCGGCGGCTCCTTCGGTGTGAAGCTGCACGTCTATCACGAGGACATGGCGGTTATCGGCCTGTCCATGCTGGCTCGCCGGCCGGTGAAATATGTGGCCGACCGGCTGGAGGCCTTCGTCTCCGACATCCATGCCCGCGACCATCGCGTGAAGGCGAAGGCGGCAGTGGGGGCGGACGGCCGGATCCTCGCCATGGCGGTGGAGGACGAGACCGCCATCGGCCCCTTCTCCACCTATCCCCGCACCAGCGCGGTGGAGGGCAACCAGGTCATCCGCCTCATCGGCGCGCCCTATCGGCTGGAGGCCTATCGCGCCGACCTGAAGGTGGTGTTCCAGAACAAGACGCAGACCAGCCAGTATCGCGCCGTCGGCCATCCCATCGCCTGCGCCGTGACCGAGCATCTGATGGAGAAGGCGGCGGCCGCGACTGGCCTCGACCCGTTCGAGGTGCGCGCGCGCAACCTCATTCCGGACGATGCCTATCCCTGCCAATCGCTCACAGGCTACAAGTTCGAGCAACTCTCCCACGAGGCCTGCCTCGCCAAGCTCAAGACGCTGATGGATTACGATCGCCTGCGCGCCGAGCAGGCGGAGCTGCGCGCCCGCGGCATCCATCGTGGCATCGGCATCGCGGCTTTCGTGGAGATCACCAATCCCACGCCCGCCTTCTACGGCATCGGCGGCGCGCGCATCTCGGCGCAGGATGGGGCGGTCATCCAGATCACCCCCTCCGGCGAGGTGCGCTGCCTCATCTCGGTGACGGAGCAGGGGCAGGGGACGGAGGCCATCATCGGCCAGATCGTCGCCGATTATCTCGGCGTCTCGCGCGACATCGTGCGCGTCATCACCGGCGACACCGAGGTAACGCCCCATGGCGGTGCGACCTGGGCCTGCCGTGGTGCCGGCATCGGCGGCGAGACGGCGTTGCAGGCGGCGCGGAAGCTCAAGGCCAACGTGCTGAACGTTGCCGCCGCCATCCTCCAGGCGCAGCCGGACGACCTCGATCTCGTCGATGCCGAGGTGGTGGACAGGGCCGGCGGCACCGCGCGCCTCAGCCTCGCCGAGGTGGCGCGCATCGCCTATTTCCGCTCCGACACGCTGCCCCCGGGCACCGATGCCCAGCTCACGGTGGCGCATCATTTCGCTCCGTCCGGCTATCCCTTCGCTTTCACCAACGGCATCCACGGCTGCCATGTGGAGGTGGATACGGAGACGGGGCTCGTCAAAATCCTGAAGCACTTCGTGGTGGAGGATTGCGGCCGTATCATCAACCCGCTCCTGGTGGAGGAGCAGGTGCGCGGCGGCGTCGTGCAAGGGCTTGGCGCCGCCTTCTTCGAGGAATGCCGCTACGACGATGCGGGCCAGCTCGTGAACGGCTCGCTGGCCGATTATCTCGTGCCGATGTCCTGCGAGATGCCGGACATCGTCATCGCCCACATGGAAACGCCGACCCGCGACACCGAGCTCGGCGCCAAGGGCTGCGGGGAGGCGGGCACCGCCGCTTCGTCCGCCGCCGCGCTCAATGCCGTCAACGACGCGCTCGCGCCGCTCAACGCCGAGCTGACCCAGATTCCCATGACCCCCGCGCGCATCCTGAAAGCGCTCGGCGCCTACTGA
- a CDS encoding branched-chain amino acid ABC transporter permease, with amino-acid sequence MDLELILMQLFSGLALGAILVMVALGLTIVFGMLGIVNFAHGALFMVGAYAGLWIAAQTGSFWWALIVAPIAVGVLGMLIERFLIRPLYGRTPDDPLLLTFGLGYVLVETVRITFGTDGIPFSAPDALQGVVDLGVGYFPIYRLFVVGVVAVILLLLWVALEKTRFGLIVRAGARDPLIMKVLGVDVSRLWLLVFGLGVGLTALGGVLAAPMRNVSPEMGTLVLAEAFVVTVIGGMGSLLGAVVAGLLVGVAVSMTALFAPEMATIVMFGLMALILLVRPQGLFGRPAGA; translated from the coding sequence ATGGACCTTGAACTCATCCTCATGCAGCTGTTCTCCGGGCTCGCCCTCGGGGCGATCCTGGTGATGGTCGCCCTCGGGCTCACCATCGTGTTCGGCATGCTCGGCATCGTGAATTTCGCCCATGGTGCCCTATTCATGGTGGGTGCCTATGCGGGGCTGTGGATCGCCGCGCAGACGGGAAGCTTCTGGTGGGCGCTCATCGTCGCGCCCATCGCCGTGGGCGTGCTCGGCATGCTCATCGAGCGCTTCCTGATCCGGCCGCTCTATGGCCGCACGCCGGATGACCCGCTGCTCCTCACCTTCGGCCTCGGCTACGTGCTGGTGGAGACCGTGCGCATCACCTTCGGCACGGACGGCATCCCGTTCTCCGCGCCCGACGCCCTGCAGGGCGTGGTGGACCTCGGGGTCGGCTATTTCCCCATCTACCGGCTGTTCGTGGTCGGCGTGGTGGCGGTCATCCTGCTGCTGCTCTGGGTGGCGCTGGAGAAGACGCGCTTCGGCCTCATCGTACGGGCCGGCGCGCGCGATCCGCTCATCATGAAGGTGCTGGGGGTGGACGTGAGCCGGCTTTGGCTGCTCGTGTTCGGCCTCGGAGTGGGCCTCACCGCGCTCGGCGGCGTCCTGGCGGCCCCCATGCGCAACGTGAGCCCGGAGATGGGCACGCTGGTGCTGGCGGAGGCCTTCGTCGTCACCGTCATCGGCGGCATGGGCTCGCTGCTCGGCGCGGTGGTGGCCGGGCTGCTGGTGGGTGTCGCGGTGAGCATGACCGCGCTGTTCGCTCCCGAGATGGCGACCATCGTCATGTTCGGCCTGATGGCCCTCATCCTCCTCGTCCGACCGCAGGGCCTGTTCGGCCGGCCGGCGGGCGCCTGA